Proteins found in one Mucilaginibacter gracilis genomic segment:
- a CDS encoding Na+/H+ antiporter: MHQTVVQYACLLIVILFVVMLAQKIKVAYPILLVLVGLPLGFVPFLHGIEIQPELIFVIFLPPLLYEAAWNTSWKDFWKWRRVISSFAFPVVILTSCVVAFVSSALIPGFTLATGFLLGGIVSPPDAVSASAILKNIKVPQRFITIVEGESLANDASSLVVFRFALAAVLTGTFVFTQAATDFVLVIAMGIVIGLAVALIFYTLHRWLPTSTNIDVVLTFVTPYAMYMLAEEFHFSGVLAVVSGGLFLSARRHQFLTHRSRLQGVNVWEAVAFVLNGFVFILIGLEFPVIVKNLGTNVWPAVTYSLIITGVLILTRFASTFGATAITMVMSKVITVVDPNPGWKAPVLLGWTGMRGVVSLAAALSIPVTLSSGKAFPNRELILFITFAVIMVTLVLQGLTLPALVKWVNMPDPDLTITMEQQRQLVRKKLSHLSLSILDGNYKEQTENNDMVKALKLRYTADMDLLKDWNKDGNEARADDFYKDYRMIMARLIKEQRALLQTLNKKENISDELVKQQMDLLDLEEEKLRQHFEA, translated from the coding sequence ATGCATCAAACCGTTGTTCAATACGCCTGCCTGCTTATCGTTATTTTATTTGTGGTGATGCTGGCACAAAAAATAAAGGTTGCTTACCCTATTTTATTGGTATTGGTTGGGCTACCATTGGGCTTTGTGCCCTTTTTACATGGAATTGAGATACAACCCGAACTCATTTTTGTGATTTTTTTGCCACCCCTGCTATACGAAGCCGCATGGAACACATCCTGGAAAGACTTTTGGAAATGGCGACGAGTTATTAGCAGTTTTGCCTTCCCGGTGGTAATTTTAACCTCGTGCGTAGTGGCCTTTGTGTCATCGGCGTTAATACCCGGCTTTACTTTGGCAACAGGTTTTTTATTGGGAGGCATTGTTTCGCCGCCCGATGCTGTTTCGGCCAGCGCCATTTTAAAAAACATTAAAGTACCCCAACGCTTTATTACTATTGTAGAGGGCGAAAGCCTTGCCAATGATGCATCCAGTTTGGTTGTGTTCCGTTTTGCACTGGCGGCGGTATTAACGGGCACTTTTGTTTTTACACAAGCCGCTACCGATTTTGTATTGGTAATTGCAATGGGCATTGTTATTGGCCTTGCTGTTGCGCTTATATTTTATACCCTTCACCGTTGGCTGCCAACCTCAACTAATATTGATGTAGTGCTTACCTTTGTTACACCCTACGCCATGTACATGCTTGCGGAAGAATTTCATTTTTCGGGCGTGCTGGCGGTTGTAAGTGGCGGCCTTTTCCTCTCCGCAAGGCGGCACCAGTTTTTAACACACCGAAGCCGCTTGCAGGGTGTAAACGTTTGGGAAGCCGTAGCCTTTGTATTAAACGGTTTTGTTTTTATTCTTATCGGGTTAGAGTTTCCGGTTATTGTTAAAAACCTGGGCACCAACGTTTGGCCAGCCGTTACATATAGCCTTATTATAACCGGCGTATTAATATTAACGCGTTTTGCCAGCACTTTTGGTGCCACGGCTATCACCATGGTGATGAGCAAAGTTATTACCGTAGTAGATCCAAACCCGGGCTGGAAAGCTCCCGTTTTATTGGGTTGGACGGGTATGCGGGGCGTGGTTTCGCTGGCGGCAGCGTTAAGCATACCTGTAACTTTAAGTTCGGGCAAGGCATTCCCTAATCGGGAGCTTATTCTCTTTATTACATTCGCGGTTATCATGGTTACCTTAGTATTACAGGGCCTAACCCTGCCCGCACTGGTTAAATGGGTTAACATGCCCGATCCCGACTTAACCATTACCATGGAACAACAGCGGCAACTGGTGCGCAAAAAGTTATCGCACCTCTCGCTATCCATTTTAGATGGTAATTATAAAGAGCAGACCGAAAACAACGACATGGTAAAAGCCCTCAAACTACGCTACACCGCCGATATGGATTTATTAAAAGATTGGAACAAAGACGGCAATGAGGCCCGCGCCGATGACTTTTATAAAGATTACCGCATGATTATGGCCCGGCTAATTAAAGAGCAGCGCGCCCTGTTGCAAACCCTAAACAAAAAAGAAAACATTAGCGACGAACTGGTAAAGCAACAAATGGACCTATTGGATTTAGAGGAAGAGAAACTGCGGCAACATTTTGAAGCGTGA